Proteins from a single region of Electrophorus electricus isolate fEleEle1 chromosome 5, fEleEle1.pri, whole genome shotgun sequence:
- the LOC113579564 gene encoding protein rapunzel-like: MPSPLEKVVAQKKEAIEAVMELFERGAEVLASTVGELLPLCEAAAPVLRLALDNVQSKEVFYVKEQFVTVRNKLEVLSSELEDIDREIKKGCLDSQYFTVEENLCNQFRKYLDILEAKPQFREVKTRLFLDHFKKTGGEKNLHILYDALMGNSTFGGSVLEVVDKYETRNRRVLEDFCVRMKELFCLGLIALLGNYALTQDEDTEQEKISEWSKKIQEVETKMKAAVEECVRSFAEQARLDVQRLLREKEGGSLQDKAKELLHFLARKYDWLRWSIRIVSQSGSSYQKWRAGENFQHVAGQNWFDDANVVVSYSSNPQPVPKESVQQLMDGPAKKGNAKFVVETLEKNLPGFVVHAISRHKESYAAWNFPEDCHHWERHKNVALCVHSDEC, from the coding sequence ATGCCCAGTCCACTGGAGAAAGTGGTGGCGCAGAAGAAGGAGGCCATCGAGGCTGTGATGGAGCTGTTCGAGAGAGGGGCGGAGGTGCTGGCCAGCACGGTGGGGGAGCTTCTCCCCCTATGTGAGGCTGCTGCTCCTGTCCTGCGGCTGGCTCTGGACAATGTGCAGAGCAAGGAGGTGTTCTATGTCAAGGAGCAGTTTGTCACTGTGAGGAACAAGCTAGAAGTGCTCTCATCTGAGCTGGAAGACATTGACCGTGAGATCAAGAAGGGATGCCTGGACTCCCAGTACTTTACTGTGGAAGAAAACCTGTGCAACCAGTTCCGGAAATATCTGGACATCTTAGAGGCAAAGCCTCAGTTCAGGGAAGTCAAAACACGACTGTTCCTGGACCATTTTAAAAAAACGGGAGGTGAGAAGAACCTCCACATCTTGTATGACGCTCTGATGGGGAACAGCACTTTCGGAGGTTCTGTGCTAGAGGTAGTGGACAAATATGAGACAAGGAACAGGAGGGTGCTGGAGGACTTCTGCGTCCGGATGAAAGAGCTTTTCTGCTTGGGTCTTATTGCCTTGCTCGGCAACTATGCTCTGACACAGGATGAGGACACAGAGCAGGAAAAGATCTCAGAGTGGAGTAAGAAGATCCAAGAGGTGGAGACCAAGATGAAAGCTgcagtggaggagtgtgtgcggtCATTTGCTGAGCAGGCACGCCTGGATGTCCAAAGGCTGCTCCGGGAGAAGGAGGGTGGGAGCCTCCAAGACAAAGCAAAGGAGCTGCTCCATTTCCTGGCTAGAAAATATGATTGGCTCAGGTGGTCCATCCGCATTGTCAGCCAGTCAGGAAGCAGCTACCAGAAGTGGCGAGCAGGTGAAAATTTCCAGCACGTGGCAGGACAGAACTGGTTCGATGATGCTAACGTGGTGGTGTCCTACTCCAGTAACCCACAGCCTGTTCCCAAGGAGAGTGTTCAACAGCTGATGGATGGTCCTGCCAAGAAAGGAAATGCCAAATTCGTGGTGGAGACTCTGGAGAAGAATCTTCCTGGGTTTGTGGTGCATGCTATCAGCCGTCATAAGGAGAGCTACGCAGCGTGGAACTTTCCAGAGGACTGCCATCACTGGGAGAGGCATAAGAATGTAGCCCTCTGCGTTCATTCAGATGAGTGCTAA